Proteins from a single region of Flavobacterium sp. YJ01:
- a CDS encoding aminotransferase class IV — MINFNGNIAQEDNILTLNRAFLYGDGVFETVKIVNGKILFLEDHYFRLMASMRVVRMMIPMNFTMEYFEEQILNLVNQLNIASSARARITVFRNDGGLYLPKSNEISFLINAISLPNKAYSINANEYEVDLYKDFYVTKQLLSSLKTTNKMINITGSIFADENGLANCILLNDSKNVVELLQGNIFMVSGKKLITPPISEGALNGVMRKQILALAKKVEGIEVLEEIISPFDLQKADELFLTNVITGIQPITKYRKKDFTTNLAHLLVQKLNESISEN, encoded by the coding sequence ATGATTAATTTTAACGGAAACATAGCGCAAGAAGATAATATACTAACTCTAAACCGCGCTTTTTTGTATGGTGACGGAGTATTTGAAACAGTAAAAATTGTCAACGGAAAAATCTTGTTTCTTGAAGATCATTATTTTAGATTAATGGCTTCAATGCGTGTGGTTAGAATGATGATTCCGATGAATTTTACAATGGAATATTTTGAAGAACAAATTCTCAATTTAGTTAATCAATTGAATATTGCATCTTCGGCAAGAGCTAGAATTACTGTTTTTAGAAATGATGGTGGTTTGTATCTTCCTAAAAGCAATGAAATTTCGTTTTTAATAAATGCTATTTCTCTTCCAAATAAGGCTTACAGTATAAATGCAAACGAATACGAAGTAGATTTATATAAAGATTTCTATGTAACAAAACAACTGTTATCATCTCTTAAAACAACAAATAAGATGATTAATATAACAGGAAGTATTTTCGCAGACGAAAACGGCTTAGCAAATTGTATTTTACTGAATGACAGTAAAAATGTGGTAGAGTTGCTTCAAGGAAATATCTTTATGGTTTCTGGAAAAAAACTAATTACACCTCCAATTTCAGAAGGAGCTTTAAATGGTGTAATGCGTAAACAAATTTTAGCATTAGCGAAAAAAGTAGAAGGTATAGAGGTTTTAGAAGAGATAATTTCACCGTTTGATCTTCAAAAAGCAGACGAATTATTTCTAACAAATGTAATCACAGGAATACAGCCGATAACTAAATATCGAAAAAAAGATTTTACAACGAATCTGGCTCATTTATTAGTGCAGAAGCTTAATGAATCCATTTCTGAAAATTAA
- a CDS encoding YqgE/AlgH family protein, with the protein MISEKLKKGHLLIAEPSIIGDLSFNRSVILLADHNKEGSIGFIINKPLKYTINDLIPEIEANFKIYNGGPVEQDNLYFIHNIPDLIPNSVEISNGIYWGGDFESTKDLINSGAISKNNIRFFLGYTGWDENQLENEMQGNSWIIADNNYKNKIIGKSTTHFWKEQIIELGGDYLIWSNAPENPYLN; encoded by the coding sequence ATGATTTCAGAAAAATTAAAAAAAGGACACCTGCTTATTGCCGAGCCTTCAATAATTGGAGATTTATCTTTTAACAGATCGGTAATTTTATTAGCAGACCATAACAAAGAAGGATCAATTGGTTTTATCATCAACAAGCCATTAAAATATACTATTAATGACTTAATACCTGAAATTGAAGCCAACTTTAAGATATACAACGGAGGCCCTGTAGAACAAGACAACCTTTATTTTATTCACAATATTCCAGACTTAATTCCAAATAGTGTGGAGATTTCCAATGGAATTTATTGGGGAGGTGATTTTGAGTCTACAAAAGACCTAATTAACAGCGGAGCTATTAGTAAAAATAATATTCGTTTTTTCTTAGGCTATACAGGTTGGGACGAGAATCAGCTTGAAAACGAAATGCAAGGAAACTCCTGGATTATCGCTGATAATAATTACAAAAATAAAATTATCGGAAAATCTACCACCCATTTTTGGAAAGAGCAGATTATAGAACTTGGAGGCGATTATCTTATTTGGTCTAACGCACCTGAAAATCCATATCTGAATTAA
- a CDS encoding HU family DNA-binding protein, which yields MNKSELIDAIAADAGITKAAAKLALESFLGNVGTTLKKGGRVSLVGFGSWSVSSRAARDGRNPQTGKTIKIAAKNVVKFKAGAELEGAVN from the coding sequence ATGAACAAATCAGAATTAATCGATGCTATCGCTGCTGATGCAGGAATCACAAAAGCTGCGGCGAAATTAGCTTTAGAGTCATTTTTAGGTAATGTAGGAACTACTTTGAAAAAAGGTGGAAGAGTTTCATTAGTAGGATTTGGATCTTGGTCAGTTTCTTCAAGAGCGGCAAGAGATGGTAGAAACCCACAAACAGGAAAAACTATTAAGATCGCAGCTAAAAACGTTGTAAAATTCAAAGCTGGAGCTGAATTAGAAGGTGCAGTGAACTAA
- the fmt gene encoding methionyl-tRNA formyltransferase — protein MEKLRIIFMGTPEFAVGILDTILKNNYEVVGVITAADKPAGRGQKIKYSAVKEYAIANNLTLLQPTNLKDESFLAELKALNANLQIVVAFRMLPKVVWEMPSLGTFNLHASLLPNYRGAAPINWAIINGESKTGVTTFFIDDKIDTGAMILNSEIAIEPEETAGQLHDRLMHLGSTTVIDTLKVIENGNVTTTIQEDNDDIKTAYKLNKENCKIDWTKSGSEINNLIRGLSPYPASWCFLKDQNEELNIKIYEAKLVSESHSYEIGKLISSKKEIKIAIKDGFIQLLSLQFPGKKRMLASELLNGVSFSDAAKVY, from the coding sequence ATGGAGAAATTGAGAATTATTTTTATGGGAACTCCAGAATTTGCTGTCGGCATTTTGGATACCATTCTTAAAAACAACTACGAAGTTGTCGGCGTGATTACCGCTGCAGACAAACCTGCAGGACGCGGACAAAAAATAAAATATTCGGCTGTAAAAGAATATGCAATTGCTAACAATCTTACTTTATTACAGCCAACTAATTTAAAAGACGAAAGTTTCTTAGCAGAATTAAAAGCTTTAAATGCAAATTTACAAATTGTAGTGGCATTTAGAATGTTGCCAAAAGTAGTTTGGGAAATGCCAAGTTTAGGAACTTTTAATCTTCATGCTTCATTATTGCCAAATTATCGCGGCGCAGCACCTATTAACTGGGCAATTATAAATGGAGAAAGTAAAACTGGCGTTACCACTTTCTTTATCGATGATAAAATTGATACTGGTGCCATGATTTTAAATTCTGAAATCGCAATTGAACCAGAAGAAACGGCAGGACAATTACACGACCGTTTGATGCATTTAGGAAGCACAACAGTAATTGATACTTTAAAAGTTATTGAAAATGGAAATGTAACAACAACCATTCAAGAAGATAATGACGATATTAAAACAGCTTACAAATTAAACAAAGAAAATTGCAAAATAGACTGGACAAAATCTGGATCAGAAATCAATAATCTGATTCGCGGTTTAAGTCCATATCCTGCATCGTGGTGTTTCTTGAAAGACCAAAATGAGGAATTAAACATCAAAATTTACGAAGCAAAACTAGTCTCAGAATCACACTCTTACGAAATTGGAAAGTTAATTAGCAGTAAAAAAGAAATCAAAATTGCAATAAAAGATGGCTTTATTCAGTTATTAAGTCTACAATTTCCAGGAAAAAAGAGAATGCTTGCTTCTGAATTATTAAATGGAGTAAGCTTTTCGGATGCTGCAAAAGTCTATTAA
- a CDS encoding ATP-dependent DNA helicase RecQ produces the protein MLGAQDILLKYWKHDSFRPLQKEIIDSVLEGQDTFAVLPTGGGKSVCFQVPAMMQEGICLVISPLIALMKDQVMNLQKRDIKAIALTGGIHTEELIDLLDNCQYGNYKFLYLSPERLQSDWILERIKNLPINLIAIDEAHCVSQWGHDFRPAYLKISELKKFFPKIPFLALTATATPRVIEDIRTQLELKNPRHFQQSFERKNIAYMVFEVEDKLYRTEQILKKNPHPSIIYVRNRKACLNISSQLESLGFTATYYHGGLSSKEKDKNMGLWMSEQAQVIVATNAFGMGIDKDNVKTVIHTQLPENLENYYQESGRAGRNGAKAFSVLLYNNSDAIQTEQQFINILPDKKFLKTMYIKLCNYFQIAYGEGLDESFSFKMNHFCNKYDFPTLKTYNALQFLSQQGIITMSQEFSEKINIQFLIESKEVIRYISLNQNDEEIILAILRTYPGIYEVKANLNLGLIAKKSNRTEEQVIAVLEKLKEKEIIEYKSKNNDATILFNEIREDDLTINRVSKYLEKQNLVKKEQLLSVLHYIKDTKSCKNRLVLNYFGEETKENCGICSYCITQKGKITEADSIADKILSLLKTASLTSREIENQIKMDAKDIISVLQELLENNHIIIQANNKYTLKS, from the coding sequence ATGCTTGGAGCGCAGGATATCCTTCTAAAATACTGGAAACACGACAGTTTTAGACCTTTGCAAAAAGAAATTATTGATTCTGTTCTTGAAGGACAGGATACTTTTGCCGTACTTCCTACTGGTGGCGGAAAATCGGTTTGTTTTCAGGTCCCAGCTATGATGCAGGAAGGAATTTGCCTCGTAATTTCGCCTTTGATTGCCTTGATGAAAGATCAGGTAATGAATTTGCAGAAAAGAGACATAAAAGCAATTGCGCTTACTGGTGGAATTCATACCGAAGAACTGATTGATCTTTTAGACAATTGCCAATACGGAAATTACAAATTCTTATATCTTTCGCCAGAGCGTTTACAATCGGATTGGATTTTGGAACGCATTAAAAATCTCCCGATAAATTTAATTGCTATAGATGAAGCGCATTGTGTTTCGCAATGGGGACATGATTTTAGACCTGCTTATCTTAAAATTTCGGAACTCAAAAAATTCTTTCCTAAAATTCCGTTTTTAGCTTTAACAGCGACAGCAACTCCGAGAGTTATTGAAGATATCAGAACGCAATTAGAATTAAAAAATCCCAGACATTTTCAGCAATCTTTTGAACGTAAGAATATTGCTTATATGGTTTTTGAAGTGGAAGACAAACTTTACAGAACCGAACAAATTCTCAAAAAAAATCCGCATCCTTCTATTATATATGTTCGAAATAGAAAGGCGTGCTTGAATATTTCTTCGCAATTAGAGTCTTTAGGCTTCACAGCAACGTATTACCATGGTGGTCTTTCTTCAAAAGAAAAAGATAAAAACATGGGATTGTGGATGTCAGAGCAAGCACAAGTTATTGTAGCTACAAATGCTTTTGGAATGGGGATTGACAAAGACAATGTTAAAACTGTTATTCATACCCAACTTCCTGAAAACTTAGAAAATTATTATCAAGAGTCTGGAAGAGCGGGACGAAATGGCGCAAAAGCTTTTTCGGTTTTGCTTTATAATAATTCAGACGCTATTCAGACCGAACAGCAGTTTATTAATATTCTTCCAGATAAAAAGTTTCTAAAAACGATGTATATCAAGCTCTGCAATTATTTTCAGATTGCTTATGGAGAAGGTTTAGATGAATCTTTTTCTTTTAAGATGAATCATTTTTGCAATAAATATGACTTTCCGACTTTAAAAACATATAATGCTTTACAGTTTTTAAGCCAGCAGGGAATTATTACGATGTCTCAAGAATTCTCAGAAAAAATCAACATTCAGTTTTTGATTGAATCTAAAGAAGTGATTCGATACATAAGTCTTAATCAGAATGATGAAGAAATTATATTGGCAATTTTAAGAACCTACCCTGGCATTTATGAAGTAAAAGCTAATCTGAATCTAGGGTTAATTGCAAAAAAATCAAATCGTACAGAAGAACAGGTTATTGCTGTTTTAGAAAAACTAAAAGAAAAAGAAATTATAGAATACAAATCTAAAAACAACGACGCGACTATATTATTTAATGAAATTCGCGAAGACGATCTTACAATAAATAGAGTTTCGAAATATTTAGAAAAACAAAATCTGGTGAAAAAAGAACAGCTTCTGTCTGTTTTACACTACATAAAAGACACTAAGTCTTGCAAAAACAGATTGGTTTTGAATTATTTTGGAGAAGAAACCAAAGAAAATTGCGGTATTTGCTCGTACTGCATTACACAAAAAGGAAAAATTACAGAAGCCGATTCGATTGCAGACAAGATTTTATCTCTGCTAAAAACGGCTTCGCTAACTTCGAGAGAAATTGAAAACCAAATAAAAATGGACGCAAAAGACATTATCTCGGTTCTTCAGGAATTGCTCGAAAACAATCATATCATTATACAAGCGAATAATAAATACACTTTAAAATCATAA
- a CDS encoding ATP-binding protein, whose protein sequence is MQKEIIVLLGGPGTGKSTLINELVARGFCCYPEISRQVTMKAQQEGIEQLFLEQPLLFSQMLLEGRIEQYKNAINESDNVVFIDRGIPDVVAYMDYIGDEYPENFTKACENYKYTKTFILPPWEEIYQSDAERYENFEQAVKIQEHLIETYRKYGYELIEVPKDTVENRILYILDKI, encoded by the coding sequence GTGCAAAAAGAAATTATAGTCCTGCTTGGGGGACCTGGTACTGGAAAATCAACACTTATTAACGAATTGGTAGCTCGTGGCTTTTGTTGCTATCCTGAAATCTCTAGACAGGTTACCATGAAAGCCCAGCAGGAAGGCATTGAGCAACTGTTTCTGGAACAGCCTCTTTTGTTTAGCCAAATGCTATTGGAAGGGCGTATTGAACAGTATAAAAACGCTATTAACGAATCTGATAATGTGGTTTTTATTGACCGAGGAATTCCTGACGTTGTGGCGTATATGGATTATATTGGCGATGAATATCCGGAAAATTTCACGAAGGCTTGTGAAAACTATAAATACACCAAAACTTTTATTTTGCCACCTTGGGAAGAAATTTACCAGAGTGATGCAGAACGCTATGAAAATTTTGAGCAAGCAGTTAAAATTCAGGAACATCTTATTGAAACCTATAGAAAATATGGGTACGAACTGATTGAGGTTCCAAAAGATACGGTTGAAAACAGAATTCTTTATATCTTAGACAAAATTTAG
- a CDS encoding carboxylesterase family protein, producing the protein MKKLFLLFIVLIFNNIQAQEVKTLTYFQNDTLKLDLDLYLPKKKAGEKIPLIMFAFGGGFSGGERTSEKDFGKFMAQNGYAVASISYSLYMKGKDFGCKGTLTEKIKAIQIGVSDMWQATGYLIENADKYNLDTSKIFISGISAGAEIGFHASFWDYKLMNLYKSNLPENFKYKGFIGGSGAIQDINLITKEKAIPMLLAHGSNDDTVPYAAGSHRSCPTNASGWLILFGSYAVYNQMKDLYKDIELITFCGGGHEFSGYLFHEGQQYVLDFVNDVLKEKKFESHLIVPSKKGKGSGKYSFCE; encoded by the coding sequence ATGAAAAAACTCTTTTTACTTTTTATCGTTCTTATATTCAACAACATTCAAGCGCAAGAAGTTAAAACGCTAACTTATTTCCAAAACGACACTTTAAAACTAGATTTAGATTTGTATCTGCCAAAGAAAAAAGCAGGCGAAAAAATTCCGTTGATTATGTTCGCGTTTGGCGGAGGTTTTTCTGGCGGAGAACGTACAAGTGAAAAAGATTTCGGAAAATTTATGGCGCAAAATGGTTATGCTGTTGCAAGCATTTCGTACAGTTTATATATGAAAGGAAAAGATTTTGGATGCAAAGGAACTTTAACCGAAAAAATAAAAGCGATTCAAATTGGCGTGAGCGATATGTGGCAGGCGACTGGTTATTTAATCGAAAACGCAGATAAATATAATCTAGACACTTCAAAAATCTTTATTTCTGGAATTAGCGCTGGTGCAGAAATTGGTTTTCATGCTTCTTTCTGGGATTATAAATTGATGAATCTATACAAAAGCAACCTTCCAGAAAATTTCAAATACAAAGGTTTCATCGGAGGTTCTGGAGCAATTCAGGATATTAATTTGATTACGAAAGAAAAAGCAATTCCGATGTTATTGGCGCACGGAAGCAATGATGATACGGTTCCGTACGCTGCAGGTTCGCATCGTTCTTGCCCGACAAATGCTTCGGGCTGGTTGATTCTTTTTGGATCTTATGCCGTTTACAATCAGATGAAAGATTTATATAAAGATATTGAGTTGATTACTTTCTGTGGCGGCGGACATGAATTCTCAGGTTATCTTTTTCACGAAGGACAGCAATATGTTTTAGATTTTGTGAATGATGTTTTGAAAGAAAAGAAATTTGAATCCCATTTGATTGTTCCTTCTAAAAAAGGAAAAGGTTCTGGGAAATATTCTTTTTGTGAGTAA
- a CDS encoding DUF493 family protein: MENDKEKNTAEFYERLKVELDNANTWPAEYLYKFIVPSVADNVERVEKAFDRMGAVIKTTKSKTGKFTSVSVDVTMHSSDDVISKYKEVSTIEGIVSL, from the coding sequence ATGGAGAACGATAAAGAAAAAAATACCGCCGAATTTTACGAAAGATTAAAAGTAGAGCTTGACAACGCAAACACTTGGCCAGCAGAATATTTATATAAATTCATTGTGCCTTCTGTAGCCGATAATGTGGAACGTGTCGAAAAAGCTTTTGATCGAATGGGAGCGGTTATTAAAACAACAAAATCTAAAACAGGTAAATTTACCAGTGTTTCTGTAGACGTTACGATGCACAGCTCAGACGATGTGATTAGTAAATACAAAGAAGTTTCTACAATAGAAGGTATAGTTTCATTATAA
- a CDS encoding DUF4290 domain-containing protein, whose protein sequence is MIEKYKREAASDVVYNLEYNSERQRLIIPEYGRHLQKLIDQATAIEDDETRNKAAKYIIQVMGSLNPHLRDVPDFQHKLWDQLFIMSDFKLNVESPYPIPSREVLELKPDALQYPQNFPKYRFYGNNIKYMIDVANKWEEGEMKNALVMVIANHMKKSFLSWNKDTVKDDVIFEHLYELSGGKINLLRSTEELLNTTDLMRTNKRMSNKTASGVPPKNQNNNKNNKGGQQKKTFQKNNNQK, encoded by the coding sequence ATGATCGAAAAATATAAAAGAGAAGCCGCAAGCGATGTTGTGTATAATTTAGAATACAATTCTGAAAGACAACGCTTAATTATTCCAGAGTATGGTCGTCATTTACAAAAATTGATTGATCAGGCTACTGCAATTGAAGATGATGAAACGCGAAATAAAGCGGCGAAATATATCATTCAGGTTATGGGAAGCTTGAATCCGCATTTGCGTGATGTGCCAGATTTTCAACATAAACTTTGGGATCAGCTTTTTATTATGTCTGATTTTAAACTGAATGTAGAATCTCCATATCCGATTCCTTCAAGAGAAGTTTTGGAGTTAAAGCCCGATGCATTGCAGTATCCGCAGAACTTTCCAAAATACAGATTTTATGGCAATAACATCAAATATATGATTGATGTTGCGAATAAATGGGAAGAGGGCGAAATGAAGAACGCGTTGGTGATGGTTATTGCAAATCACATGAAAAAATCTTTCTTAAGCTGGAACAAAGACACCGTAAAAGACGATGTGATTTTTGAACATTTATATGAATTGTCTGGAGGAAAGATTAATTTATTGCGAAGCACTGAAGAACTTTTAAATACGACAGATTTGATGCGTACCAATAAACGCATGTCTAACAAAACAGCTTCTGGAGTGCCACCAAAAAACCAGAATAACAACAAAAACAATAAAGGAGGTCAACAAAAAAAGACATTTCAAAAAAACAATAATCAAAAATAA
- the murA gene encoding UDP-N-acetylglucosamine 1-carboxyvinyltransferase — MGIFKIEGGTPLKGEITPQGAKNEALQILCAVLLTGDKVKINNIPDIIDINKLITLLGNLGVKIQRNEPGSITFQADEVNVGYLETEAFKKEGGALRGSIMIVGPLLARFGKGYIPKPGGDKIGRRRLDTHFEGFINLGAKFRYNREDHFYGVESPEEGLQGTDMLLDEASVTGTANIVMAAVLAKGKTTVYNAACEPYLQQLCKMLNSMGAKITGVGSNLLTIEGVESLGGCEHRILPDMIEIGSWIGLAAMTKSEITIKNVSWENLGLIPNTFRKLGITIEKRNDDIYIPAHKDGYEVKTDIDGSILTIADAPWPGFTPDLLSIVLVVATQAKGDVLIHQKMFESRLFFVDKLIDMGAKIMLCDPHRAVVMGHNFESQLKATTMSSPDIRAGISLLIAALSAKGTSTIQNIEQIDRGYERIDERLRAIGAKIVRA, encoded by the coding sequence ATGGGAATTTTTAAAATCGAAGGAGGAACTCCTTTAAAAGGAGAAATCACTCCGCAAGGAGCAAAAAACGAGGCATTACAAATTTTATGTGCCGTGCTTCTAACGGGGGATAAAGTAAAAATTAATAATATTCCCGATATTATTGACATCAATAAATTAATTACTTTGTTGGGTAATTTAGGTGTTAAAATTCAACGTAACGAACCAGGTTCAATTACTTTTCAAGCTGATGAAGTTAATGTTGGATATTTAGAAACAGAAGCTTTCAAAAAAGAAGGTGGAGCGCTTCGTGGTTCTATTATGATTGTTGGACCGCTTTTAGCTCGTTTCGGAAAAGGATATATTCCAAAACCAGGAGGAGATAAAATTGGTCGCCGCAGATTAGATACTCACTTTGAAGGTTTTATTAACCTTGGGGCAAAATTTAGATATAACAGAGAAGATCACTTTTATGGAGTAGAATCTCCAGAAGAAGGATTACAAGGAACAGATATGCTTCTTGACGAAGCTTCTGTAACTGGAACTGCAAACATTGTAATGGCAGCAGTTTTAGCAAAAGGAAAAACTACAGTTTACAATGCTGCTTGTGAGCCTTACTTACAGCAATTGTGTAAAATGTTGAACTCTATGGGAGCAAAAATCACTGGAGTTGGTTCTAACTTATTGACTATCGAAGGTGTTGAAAGCCTTGGAGGTTGTGAGCACAGAATTCTTCCTGATATGATCGAAATCGGTTCTTGGATTGGTCTTGCAGCTATGACAAAAAGTGAAATTACAATTAAAAATGTTAGCTGGGAAAACTTAGGTTTGATTCCAAATACTTTTAGAAAACTTGGAATTACAATCGAAAAACGTAACGATGATATTTATATTCCTGCTCACAAAGACGGATATGAAGTAAAAACAGATATCGACGGTTCTATTTTAACAATTGCTGATGCGCCTTGGCCAGGATTTACACCTGACTTGTTAAGTATTGTTTTAGTTGTGGCAACTCAGGCAAAAGGGGATGTTTTAATTCACCAAAAAATGTTCGAAAGCCGTTTATTCTTCGTGGATAAATTAATCGATATGGGGGCAAAAATTATGTTATGTGATCCGCACAGAGCTGTGGTTATGGGACATAATTTTGAATCTCAATTAAAAGCTACAACAATGTCTTCTCCTGATATTCGTGCGGGAATTTCATTGTTGATTGCGGCGCTTTCTGCAAAAGGAACAAGTACAATCCAAAATATCGAGCAAATCGATCGTGGATATGAGCGTATCGACGAGCGTTTAAGAGCAATCGGTGCAAAAATCGTGAGAGCTTAA
- a CDS encoding cation diffusion facilitator family transporter — MTNEQKAVKATIFSIIGNTCLALVKGLAGFFGNSYALIADAIESTTDIFSSCLVLFGIKYSNKPADENHPYGHGRAEPLITFLVVGFLITSATIIGYESIANIGTSHDLPKSWTLYVLGAIIIWKEYSFRLVMKRSKQTNSSSLAADAWHHRSDAITSVAAFIGISIALIMGKGYESADDWAALFAAFFILYNSYKIFRPALGEIMDENLNDDLVEEIRVVALTVPGILGTEKCFIRKAGMRYHVDLHAIVSAAISVKEGHDLSHKLQDKLKEEIPQLGNVLIHIEPDDYHC, encoded by the coding sequence ATGACAAACGAACAAAAAGCTGTAAAAGCTACTATTTTTAGTATAATAGGAAATACCTGCCTGGCCCTTGTAAAAGGTCTCGCAGGTTTTTTTGGCAATTCATATGCCTTGATTGCAGATGCGATTGAATCGACCACGGATATATTTTCGTCTTGTCTGGTTTTATTCGGAATCAAATATTCTAATAAACCTGCAGATGAAAATCATCCTTACGGCCACGGACGTGCAGAACCTTTAATTACTTTTTTAGTTGTCGGATTTTTAATTACTTCGGCAACCATTATTGGATACGAAAGCATTGCTAATATTGGAACTTCGCATGATTTGCCAAAATCTTGGACCTTGTATGTTTTAGGAGCAATTATTATTTGGAAAGAGTATTCTTTCCGTCTAGTAATGAAAAGAAGCAAACAAACTAACAGTTCGTCTTTAGCTGCTGATGCTTGGCATCATAGAAGTGATGCTATAACTTCTGTGGCTGCTTTTATCGGAATTTCGATAGCTTTGATTATGGGAAAAGGCTACGAATCTGCAGATGATTGGGCAGCACTTTTTGCAGCGTTTTTTATTTTATATAATAGTTATAAAATTTTCAGACCAGCGCTTGGCGAAATCATGGATGAAAATCTAAATGATGATTTGGTAGAAGAAATTCGTGTAGTGGCTCTGACAGTCCCAGGAATCTTAGGAACTGAAAAATGTTTTATCCGTAAAGCAGGAATGCGCTATCACGTAGATTTACACGCTATTGTTTCGGCAGCAATTTCTGTAAAGGAAGGACACGATTTGTCACACAAACTTCAAGACAAATTAAAAGAAGAAATTCCTCAATTAGGAAATGTTTTAATTCATATTGAGCCAGATGATTATCATTGTTAG